CTACCACCACGACCCGCCCccgcccgcctgctgctgcggatgcggctgcggctgcgcgggcgcggcgccgtGCTACTACCCTGCGCCCGTCCCGGCCCCGCCCAGCTCCGCCGCGTccgaccacctcctccacgccatcgccgcccacctcctcctcaacTCCCCGGCGCCCGcccagcctccgcctccgccgcagccCCAGGCCCAgccggcgcctccgcctcctcctcccgccgcgcaCCACGCCACGAATCCCTATCCGTATCCCTACCCCTAccagcatcagtaccagtaccagcagcaggaggccaaaACCCACGCCTACACCcaccctccggcgccgccgcagcccaacCCATCCGGCGaccacggccacctcctgctccacTCGCTCCTGCGCCGGGTGGCCGCGCTCGAGTCCGCCCTCCCCCGCAGCTTCCCCGCCCCTCCCCCTGCGCGGCTGCCGCCCCACCCGAaccctcgcccgcgccgcgctgccCGCTACCAGGAGGAGGTTGAGGAAGAGGAATCGGAATCAGAAGCGGAACCGGAATCCCCgccctcgcctccgccgcgggggcggccgcggcggccagctCGCGCCGGGCCGCCCTccgcggcgagcgagcgcgcggcgcGGACGATCCAGGCGCACTTCCGACGCTTCCTGGCGCGGCGCTCCCGGACGCTGCGCCAGCTCAAGGAGCTCGCCGTGATGCGGTCCAAGGCCGCCGCGATCCGGGGGTCCCTCTCCGGGCGCCGCGGGTgcgccgaccccgccgccgtctccgagGCGGCCAtgggcctcctcctccggctcgaCGCGATCCAGGTGATGTGAGCCTCACCATGATCTCATTCGATTCGATCAGGATGCCATTGGTGTGCTCGGTTTTGAATTGGGTTTTGGATCAGGGAGGGGACCCCTTGATCCGCGAGGGGAAGCGCGCCGTGAGCCGGGAGCTCACCCGGATCTTGGAGTTCGTTGACAAGGTGTTGGTCAAAGAGCACGAGCAGGTGGCCATGGGTGATGCATTGGTCACTGACGAGTACTATGAAGGCTGCAAGGC
The nucleotide sequence above comes from Panicum virgatum strain AP13 chromosome 3K, P.virgatum_v5, whole genome shotgun sequence. Encoded proteins:
- the LOC120698145 gene encoding formin-like protein 5; translated protein: MPRHGYHHDPPPPACCCGCGCGCAGAAPCYYPAPVPAPPSSAASDHLLHAIAAHLLLNSPAPAQPPPPPQPQAQPAPPPPPPAAHHATNPYPYPYPYQHQYQYQQQEAKTHAYTHPPAPPQPNPSGDHGHLLLHSLLRRVAALESALPRSFPAPPPARLPPHPNPRPRRAARYQEEVEEEESESEAEPESPPSPPPRGRPRRPARAGPPSAASERAARTIQAHFRRFLARRSRTLRQLKELAVMRSKAAAIRGSLSGRRGCADPAAVSEAAMGLLLRLDAIQGGDPLIREGKRAVSRELTRILEFVDKVLVKEHEQVAMGDALVTDEYYEGCKAAFVAGRPSTSKKKVSFSGNGQVYELNGNTENGNEVDENSENSSSAESDVVKPSKRSANGKPGLAAPMPVQMESRRIADERR